A window of the Acidovorax sp. YS12 genome harbors these coding sequences:
- the acnB gene encoding bifunctional aconitate hydratase 2/2-methylisocitrate dehydratase, giving the protein MLKAYRDHVAERAALGIPPLPLDAKQVAELIELIKNPPAGEAEFLLDLLTHRVPPGVDDAAKVKASFLAAVAHGDIAVGLISKAKATELLGTMVGGYNVHPLIELLDDAEVAAVAAEALKKTLLMFDFFNDVATKAKAGNAKAQEVMKSWADAEWFTTRPEVEKKITVTVFKVPGETNTDDLSPAPDAWSRPDIPLHYLAMLKNTRPDAAFKPEEDGKRGPMQFIDDLKKKGHMVAYVGDVVGTGSSRKSATNSIIWATGVDIPFVPNKRFGGVTLGGKIAPIFFNTQEDSGSLPIEVDVSQLEMGDVIDVLPYDGKIVKNGETVAEFALKSDVLLDEVRAGGRINLIIGRSLTAKAREALGLPASAVFRLPKAPAESNAGFTLAQKMVGRACGLPEGQGIRPGTYCEPKMTTVGSQDTTGPMTRDELKDLACLGFSADMVMQSFCHTAAYPKPVDVKTHRELPQFISNRGGVALRPGDGVIHSWLNRLLLPDTVGTGGDSHTRFPIGISFPAGSGLVAFGAATGVMPLDMPESVLVRFKGEMQPGVTLRDLVHAIPLYAIKAGLLTVAKAGKKNVFSGKILEIEGLPNLKVEQAFELSDASAERSAAGCTIKLNPEPIAEYLRSNIVLMKNMIADGYQDAKTLQRRIEKVEAWLANPNLLEADKDAEYAAVIEIDLADIQEPIVCCPNDPDDAKFLSEVAGTKIDEAFIGSCMTNIGHFRAAAKLLGGQRDIPVKLWVAPPTKMDQSELIKEGHYAAFGTAGARTEMPGCSLCMGNQAQVREGATVISTSTRNFPNRLGKNTNVFLGSAELAAIASRIGKLPTKEEYLKEMGVIDADKASVYRYMNFDQIEEYAEVAKGVAA; this is encoded by the coding sequence ATGTTGAAAGCCTACCGCGACCACGTCGCCGAGCGCGCCGCCCTGGGCATCCCGCCGCTGCCCCTCGATGCCAAGCAGGTGGCCGAGCTGATCGAGCTGATCAAGAACCCGCCCGCGGGCGAGGCCGAATTCCTGCTCGACCTGCTGACGCACCGCGTGCCGCCGGGCGTGGACGATGCCGCCAAGGTCAAGGCCTCGTTCCTGGCCGCCGTGGCGCATGGCGACATCGCCGTCGGCCTGATCTCCAAGGCCAAGGCCACCGAGCTGCTGGGCACCATGGTGGGCGGCTACAACGTGCATCCCCTGATCGAGTTGCTGGACGACGCCGAAGTCGCCGCCGTGGCCGCCGAGGCGCTGAAGAAGACGCTGCTGATGTTCGACTTCTTCAACGACGTGGCCACCAAGGCCAAGGCCGGCAACGCCAAGGCGCAGGAAGTGATGAAGAGCTGGGCCGACGCCGAGTGGTTCACCACCCGTCCCGAGGTCGAGAAGAAGATCACCGTCACCGTGTTCAAGGTGCCTGGCGAGACCAACACCGACGACCTCTCGCCCGCGCCCGACGCCTGGAGCCGCCCCGACATCCCGCTGCACTACCTGGCGATGCTCAAGAACACCCGTCCCGACGCGGCCTTCAAGCCCGAGGAAGACGGCAAGCGCGGTCCGATGCAGTTCATCGACGACCTGAAGAAGAAGGGCCACATGGTGGCCTACGTGGGCGACGTGGTGGGCACCGGCTCCAGCCGCAAGTCGGCCACGAACTCCATCATCTGGGCCACGGGCGTGGACATCCCCTTCGTGCCCAACAAGCGCTTCGGCGGCGTCACGCTGGGCGGCAAGATCGCCCCCATCTTCTTCAATACGCAGGAAGACTCGGGCTCGCTGCCGATCGAAGTGGACGTGTCCCAACTCGAAATGGGTGACGTCATCGACGTGCTGCCCTACGACGGCAAGATCGTCAAGAACGGTGAGACCGTGGCCGAGTTTGCGCTCAAGAGCGACGTGCTGCTGGACGAAGTGCGCGCCGGCGGCCGCATCAACCTGATCATCGGCCGTTCGCTCACCGCCAAGGCGCGCGAGGCCCTGGGCCTGCCCGCCTCGGCCGTGTTCCGCCTGCCCAAGGCACCGGCCGAATCAAACGCCGGCTTCACGCTGGCGCAGAAGATGGTTGGCCGCGCCTGCGGCCTGCCCGAAGGCCAGGGCATCCGCCCCGGCACGTACTGCGAGCCGAAGATGACCACCGTGGGCTCGCAGGACACCACCGGCCCGATGACGCGCGACGAGCTGAAGGACCTGGCCTGCCTGGGCTTCTCGGCCGACATGGTGATGCAGTCGTTCTGCCACACCGCCGCCTATCCCAAGCCCGTGGACGTGAAGACGCACCGCGAGTTGCCCCAGTTCATCAGCAACCGCGGCGGCGTGGCCCTGCGCCCCGGCGACGGCGTGATCCACAGCTGGCTCAACCGCCTGCTGCTGCCCGACACCGTGGGCACGGGCGGCGATTCGCACACGCGCTTCCCCATCGGCATTTCCTTCCCTGCGGGCTCCGGCCTGGTGGCCTTCGGCGCCGCCACCGGCGTGATGCCGCTGGACATGCCCGAGTCGGTGCTGGTGCGCTTCAAGGGCGAGATGCAGCCCGGCGTGACGCTGCGCGACCTGGTGCACGCCATTCCGCTGTACGCCATCAAGGCGGGCCTGCTCACGGTGGCCAAGGCCGGCAAGAAGAACGTGTTCTCGGGCAAGATCCTCGAAATCGAGGGCCTGCCGAACCTGAAGGTCGAACAGGCGTTCGAGCTGTCCGACGCCTCCGCCGAGCGCTCGGCCGCGGGCTGCACGATCAAGCTCAACCCCGAGCCGATCGCCGAGTACCTGCGCTCCAACATCGTTCTGATGAAGAACATGATCGCCGACGGCTACCAGGACGCCAAGACGCTGCAGCGCCGCATCGAGAAGGTGGAAGCCTGGCTGGCCAACCCGAACCTGCTCGAAGCCGACAAGGACGCCGAGTACGCCGCCGTGATCGAGATCGACCTGGCCGACATCCAGGAGCCCATCGTCTGCTGCCCCAACGACCCGGACGATGCCAAGTTCCTGTCCGAAGTGGCCGGCACCAAGATCGACGAAGCCTTCATCGGCTCGTGCATGACCAACATCGGCCATTTCCGTGCAGCCGCCAAGCTGCTGGGCGGCCAGCGCGACATCCCCGTCAAGCTGTGGGTGGCGCCGCCGACCAAGATGGACCAGAGCGAGCTGATCAAGGAAGGCCACTACGCCGCCTTCGGCACAGCCGGTGCGCGCACCGAAATGCCGGGCTGCTCGCTGTGCATGGGCAACCAGGCACAGGTGCGCGAGGGCGCGACGGTGATCTCCACCTCCACGCGCAACTTCCCCAACCGCCTGGGCAAGAACACCAACGTGTTCCTCGGCTCGGCCGAGCTGGCCGCCATCGCCTCGCGCATCGGCAAACTGCCCACCAAGGAGGAATACCTCAAGGAAATGGGCGTGATCGATGCCGACAAGGCCAGCGTCTACCGCTACATGAACTTCGACCAGATCGAGGAATACGCGGAAGTGGCCAAGGGCGTTGCCGCCTGA
- the fghA gene encoding S-formylglutathione hydrolase has translation MHRPLEFVASHACFGGVQRYYRHASRETGLHMPFGIYLPPRALHRAPVPALLCLADVDASEDTFASLAGAQRLASEMGLALLTPDTRPRAAHLPHLPEAAASFYLDATEAPWSRHWRMESYLVRELLPLVAAELPIDGLRLGILGHGMGGHGAFMLALRHPGLFRSLSAFAPIASAASSPCGQQAFGACLGPDRQAWLQHDACALMAAQARAPYPRGILVDQGLADAWLAAQQLQPDALVAACARAGQPLTLRRHARHDHGYHFIQSFIDDHLHHHAAALG, from the coding sequence ATGCACAGACCCCTTGAATTCGTGGCCTCGCATGCCTGCTTCGGAGGCGTGCAACGCTACTACCGCCATGCCTCCCGGGAAACCGGGCTGCACATGCCGTTCGGCATCTACCTGCCGCCGCGCGCGCTGCACCGCGCGCCCGTGCCCGCGCTGCTGTGCCTGGCGGACGTGGACGCCAGCGAGGACACCTTCGCCAGCCTCGCCGGGGCCCAGCGCCTGGCTTCGGAAATGGGCCTGGCCCTGCTCACCCCCGACACCCGCCCGCGCGCGGCGCACCTGCCCCACCTGCCCGAAGCGGCCGCCAGCTTCTACCTCGACGCCACCGAGGCGCCCTGGTCGCGCCACTGGCGCATGGAGAGCTACCTGGTGCGCGAACTGCTGCCGCTGGTGGCCGCCGAACTGCCCATCGACGGCCTGCGCCTGGGCATCCTGGGCCACGGCATGGGCGGCCACGGCGCCTTCATGCTGGCGCTGCGCCACCCCGGCCTGTTCAGGAGCCTGTCGGCCTTCGCGCCCATTGCCAGCGCCGCCAGCAGCCCGTGCGGCCAGCAGGCCTTCGGCGCCTGCCTGGGCCCCGACCGCCAGGCCTGGCTGCAGCACGACGCCTGCGCCCTGATGGCCGCCCAGGCCCGCGCCCCGTACCCGCGCGGCATCCTGGTCGACCAGGGGCTGGCCGATGCCTGGCTGGCCGCGCAGCAGCTGCAGCCCGATGCCCTGGTGGCCGCGTGCGCCCGCGCCGGGCAGCCCCTCACCCTGCGCCGCCACGCGCGCCACGACCACGGCTACCACTTCATCCAGAGCTTCATCGACGACCACCTGCATCACCACGCGGCGGCGCTGGGCTGA
- a CDS encoding DNA internalization-related competence protein ComEC/Rec2, with product MNAWRLPWLLAGLLAGAALQLAQPRLWPGGGYAAGMAAAVLLAALPWRRHRAGVMACATLAMFALCGLRAVAFQAQALDPRLEGRDLRVQGVVAAMPQRGDAGLRFRFAVEAAWLDGRAVRLPPLVELGWYASGWQGADAPGEPQRPLPALRAGQRWEATVRLKAPHGARNPHGFDYELWLWEQDVQATGYVRAGRRDAAPRLLSEGWRHPVEQGRQRVRDAIVLRLSRPEAEAAQRERAARAAGVVAALVTGDQRAIDRADWDLFRATGVAHLMSISGLHITLFAWIAMAAVGWLWRRSQRLCLRWPAQHAALLGGVLLAAGYALFSGWGVPAQRTVLMLAVVALLRLAGRRWPWQQVWLLACAAVVLADPWALLQPGFWLSFVAVGVLFASDFVAGSADGAGAGGLFCHVRRFLREQWVVTLALTPLSLLLFGQVSAVGALANLAAIPWVTLVVTPLALLGMLWPPLWQAAAASLGPLVALLQALAAWPGAVLALPAPPLWAAVAAVLGGACLALRWPWRLRVLGLPLLVPALCWQPARPAPGQFDLLAADVGQGNAVLVRTAGHALLYDAGPRFGIHSNAGERVLVPLLRSLGVRLDALMVSHGDTDHAGGAPAVLAAQPGAALWGAAVEGAAAEARPCVAGQRWEWDGVAFELLHPPQQQDAPRPNAQSCVLRIRSAQGVAAVLAGDIEQPQEQALLARGAPLAAVLLLVPHHGSKTSSSPAFIGAVAPRWALVQAGYRNRYGHPAPAVVQRYRARGAEVVDSSACGAARWDSARPQEMRCERAQQPRYWQHGGFIHTF from the coding sequence CGCGGTGCTGCTGGCCGCGCTGCCCTGGCGCCGCCACCGCGCCGGGGTGATGGCGTGCGCCACGCTGGCCATGTTCGCCCTGTGCGGCCTGCGTGCCGTGGCCTTCCAGGCCCAGGCGCTCGATCCCCGGCTGGAGGGGCGCGACCTGCGCGTGCAGGGCGTGGTGGCGGCCATGCCGCAGCGCGGCGATGCGGGGCTGCGCTTTCGCTTCGCGGTGGAGGCGGCATGGCTCGACGGGCGGGCCGTGCGCCTGCCGCCGTTGGTCGAACTGGGCTGGTACGCCAGCGGGTGGCAGGGCGCCGATGCGCCGGGCGAGCCCCAGCGCCCGCTGCCCGCCCTGCGCGCCGGCCAGCGCTGGGAGGCCACCGTACGCCTGAAGGCGCCGCACGGCGCGCGCAACCCGCACGGCTTCGACTACGAGCTGTGGCTGTGGGAGCAGGACGTGCAGGCCACGGGCTACGTGCGCGCGGGCCGCAGGGACGCCGCGCCCCGGCTGCTGTCAGAGGGCTGGCGCCACCCGGTGGAGCAAGGGCGCCAGCGGGTGCGCGACGCCATCGTGCTGCGCCTGTCGCGGCCCGAGGCCGAGGCGGCGCAGCGCGAGCGCGCCGCACGTGCCGCCGGGGTGGTGGCGGCGCTGGTGACGGGCGACCAGCGCGCCATCGACCGCGCCGACTGGGACCTGTTCCGCGCCACCGGCGTGGCCCATCTCATGAGCATCTCGGGCCTGCACATCACCCTGTTCGCCTGGATTGCCATGGCCGCCGTAGGCTGGCTGTGGCGCCGTTCGCAGCGGCTGTGCCTGCGCTGGCCGGCGCAGCACGCGGCCCTGCTGGGCGGTGTGCTGCTGGCGGCGGGCTATGCGCTTTTCAGCGGCTGGGGTGTGCCGGCGCAGCGCACGGTGCTGATGCTGGCGGTGGTGGCGCTGCTGCGCCTGGCGGGGCGGCGCTGGCCCTGGCAGCAGGTCTGGCTGCTGGCGTGTGCCGCCGTGGTGCTGGCCGACCCCTGGGCGCTGCTGCAGCCCGGTTTCTGGCTCAGCTTTGTCGCCGTGGGGGTGCTGTTTGCTTCCGATTTCGTAGCTGGTAGCGCTGATGGGGCAGGCGCTGGCGGCCTTTTTTGCCATGTGCGCAGGTTCCTGCGCGAGCAGTGGGTGGTGACGCTGGCGCTTACGCCCCTGTCGCTGCTGCTGTTCGGCCAGGTGTCGGCGGTGGGCGCGCTGGCCAACCTGGCGGCCATTCCCTGGGTCACGCTGGTGGTGACGCCGCTGGCGCTGCTGGGCATGCTGTGGCCGCCGCTGTGGCAGGCGGCCGCGGCCAGCCTGGGGCCCCTGGTGGCGCTGCTGCAGGCCCTGGCGGCGTGGCCCGGGGCCGTGCTGGCCTTGCCAGCGCCGCCGCTGTGGGCCGCCGTGGCGGCGGTGCTGGGCGGTGCGTGCCTGGCGCTGCGCTGGCCCTGGCGCCTGCGCGTGCTGGGCCTGCCGCTGCTGGTGCCGGCGCTGTGCTGGCAGCCAGCCCGGCCCGCGCCGGGGCAGTTCGACCTGCTGGCGGCGGACGTGGGGCAGGGCAATGCCGTGCTGGTGCGCACGGCCGGGCATGCGCTGCTGTACGACGCGGGGCCGCGCTTCGGCATCCACAGCAATGCGGGCGAGCGCGTGCTGGTGCCGTTGCTGCGCAGCCTGGGCGTGCGCCTGGACGCGCTGATGGTGAGCCACGGCGACACCGACCACGCCGGCGGCGCCCCGGCCGTGCTCGCCGCGCAGCCCGGGGCCGCGCTGTGGGGCGCGGCGGTGGAAGGCGCCGCCGCCGAGGCCCGGCCCTGCGTGGCCGGGCAGCGCTGGGAGTGGGACGGCGTGGCCTTCGAGCTGCTGCACCCGCCGCAGCAGCAGGATGCACCGCGCCCCAATGCGCAAAGCTGCGTGCTGCGCATCCGCAGCGCCCAGGGCGTGGCGGCCGTGCTGGCGGGGGACATCGAGCAGCCGCAGGAGCAGGCCCTGCTGGCCCGTGGCGCGCCGCTGGCGGCCGTGCTGCTGCTGGTGCCGCACCACGGCAGCAAGACATCGTCGAGCCCCGCCTTCATCGGGGCCGTGGCGCCGCGCTGGGCCCTGGTGCAAGCGGGCTACCGCAACCGCTACGGCCACCCGGCGCCCGCGGTGGTGCAGCGCTACCGCGCGCGCGGCGCCGAGGTGGTGGACTCCAGCGCGTGCGGCGCGGCGCGCTGGGATTCGGCCCGGCCGCAGGAGATGCGCTGCGAGCGCGCGCAGCAGCCGCGCTATTGGCAGCACGGCGGATTCATTCACACGTTCTGA
- the rnk gene encoding nucleoside diphosphate kinase regulator: protein MSRKPQIILSSLDLDRIEALLAAIPASAFPGKADLQAELDRADVLAPEEMPPTVVTMNSTVQFTIVETGKAFCLTLVYPRDMDGSADRISIFAPVGSALLGLSVGDELAWPGPGGKAMTVRVKEVVYQPEAAGELHR, encoded by the coding sequence ATGTCCCGCAAGCCGCAAATCATCCTGTCCTCGCTCGATCTGGACCGCATCGAAGCCCTGCTCGCCGCCATCCCGGCCAGCGCCTTCCCCGGCAAGGCCGACCTGCAGGCCGAGCTGGACCGCGCGGACGTGCTGGCGCCCGAGGAAATGCCGCCCACCGTGGTCACGATGAACTCGACGGTGCAATTCACCATCGTCGAGACCGGCAAGGCGTTCTGCCTGACCCTGGTCTACCCGCGCGACATGGACGGCAGCGCCGACCGCATCTCCATCTTCGCGCCCGTGGGCAGCGCGCTGCTCGGCCTGTCGGTGGGCGACGAGCTGGCCTGGCCCGGCCCCGGCGGCAAGGCCATGACGGTGCGCGTCAAGGAAGTGGTGTACCAGCCCGAAGCGGCAGGCGAACTGCACCGCTGA
- a CDS encoding acyltransferase family protein, with amino-acid sequence MPSPSRNALIDSVKGLACATIVAHHLAFYGPMSDSAHDLLPSLIDGLSAYGRMAVQVFLVLGGYLAAASLAPDGVLREGPAAQHIGRRFVRLIVPYAVALLVAVLAAALVRPFMEHPSVPGEPGLHQLLANALLLQDIVGEEALSAGVWYVAIDFQLFACAVLLLAALRHAPARAQRWAPGMVATGGALSLLVLNRMPEQDMWAWYFWGSYSLGMCAFWAARAPRAWGWGLCMAALGLLALWLEFRARIAVALVAALVLMVVKRHGAAWRGADWLPRLGQMSYSVFLVHFSVCLLVNAVVSYLWPDAPWPGLLGMVLAFALSIAAGRVLYLRVERHVPSWSVALRWQAGMVGTGMLVALASSRL; translated from the coding sequence ATGCCATCCCCGTCACGCAATGCCCTGATCGACTCGGTCAAGGGCTTGGCTTGCGCCACCATTGTCGCCCACCACCTGGCCTTCTACGGCCCCATGTCGGACTCCGCCCACGACCTGCTTCCAAGCCTGATCGACGGGCTCTCCGCGTACGGCCGCATGGCGGTGCAGGTGTTCCTGGTCCTGGGCGGCTACCTGGCCGCGGCCAGCCTGGCGCCCGACGGGGTGCTGCGCGAGGGGCCGGCGGCGCAGCACATCGGGCGGCGCTTCGTGCGCCTGATCGTGCCGTACGCGGTGGCGCTGCTGGTGGCCGTGCTGGCGGCGGCGCTGGTGCGCCCGTTCATGGAGCACCCCTCGGTTCCGGGCGAGCCCGGCCTGCACCAGCTGCTGGCCAATGCGCTGCTGCTGCAGGACATCGTGGGGGAGGAAGCGCTTTCCGCTGGCGTGTGGTACGTGGCCATCGACTTCCAGCTGTTCGCCTGCGCGGTGCTGCTGCTGGCGGCGCTGCGCCACGCGCCGGCGCGGGCGCAGCGCTGGGCGCCCGGCATGGTGGCCACGGGCGGAGCGCTGTCGCTGCTGGTGCTCAACCGCATGCCCGAGCAGGACATGTGGGCCTGGTACTTCTGGGGCTCGTACAGCCTGGGCATGTGCGCCTTCTGGGCCGCGCGTGCCCCCCGGGCCTGGGGCTGGGGCCTGTGCATGGCGGCGCTGGGGCTGCTGGCGCTGTGGCTGGAGTTCCGCGCGCGCATCGCCGTGGCGCTGGTGGCCGCCTTGGTGCTGATGGTGGTGAAGCGCCATGGCGCGGCGTGGCGCGGGGCCGACTGGCTGCCGCGCCTGGGCCAGATGTCGTACTCGGTGTTCCTGGTGCACTTCTCGGTGTGCCTGCTGGTGAATGCCGTGGTGAGCTACCTGTGGCCCGATGCGCCCTGGCCCGGCCTGCTGGGCATGGTGCTGGCCTTCGCGCTGTCGATCGCCGCCGGGCGCGTGCTGTACCTGCGCGTGGAGCGCCATGTGCCCTCCTGGAGCGTGGCGCTGCGCTGGCAGGCCGGCATGGTGGGCACCGGCATGCTGGTGGCGCTGGCCAGCAGCCGGTTGTGA
- a CDS encoding phosphoethanolamine--lipid A transferase: protein MPAFLQRLRRTRAAPSPLPPASRASHPATLVVLASLWLASVCNLPLWRAVAALPGTEGLRGWGFGLAFMVLVAAGNAAVIGLLAWGRALKPVLALMLLAGAAGVYFMWSYGIVIDTTMLVNVLQTDPREAGDLLNWRMAAALLLLAAPPLAWLLPRPVRRLGWWRQLWHGALLVVAAVLVGVGSLLLVFQDFAATMRNHTQLRYLINPLNSLYAVVDLATRPLRMDTRTLAPLGRDAQLGSSYAAQAQPPLLVLVVGETARAANFALNGYERPTTPLLSARQDLANAPDAWSCGTSTAASLPCMFSHLGRAEFGKRKTDAEGLLDVLQHAGLGVVWIDNQSGCKGVCDRVTEIGTARLADAQLCPGGDCQDTIMLRDLDAHIAALPPERRARGVVVVLHQMGSHGPAYARRSLPAHKRFAPECQTNALQQCSREQVVNAYDNSIVATDFFLNATIEWLQARAHQAQTALLYVSDHGESLGENNLYLHGLPYAIAPDVQKHVPWIAWLSPALQARSGVATACLQRQWARQRLSHDNYFHSVLGLLDVHTSAYQGSLDAFAPCR, encoded by the coding sequence ATGCCCGCCTTCCTGCAGCGCCTGCGCCGCACCCGCGCCGCGCCCTCGCCCCTTCCTCCTGCCTCCCGCGCCTCGCACCCCGCCACCCTGGTGGTGCTGGCGAGCCTGTGGCTGGCCAGCGTGTGCAACCTGCCGCTGTGGCGCGCCGTGGCAGCGCTGCCCGGTACCGAAGGCCTGCGCGGCTGGGGCTTCGGCCTGGCCTTCATGGTGCTGGTGGCAGCGGGCAACGCGGCCGTGATCGGCCTGCTGGCCTGGGGCCGCGCGCTCAAGCCCGTGCTCGCGCTGATGCTGCTGGCGGGCGCCGCCGGGGTGTACTTCATGTGGAGCTACGGCATCGTCATCGACACCACCATGCTGGTGAACGTGCTGCAGACCGACCCGCGCGAGGCCGGCGACCTGCTCAACTGGCGCATGGCCGCCGCCTTGCTGCTGCTGGCCGCACCGCCCCTGGCGTGGCTGCTGCCCCGCCCCGTGCGCCGCCTGGGCTGGTGGCGCCAGCTGTGGCACGGCGCGCTGCTGGTCGTGGCGGCGGTGCTGGTGGGCGTGGGCAGCCTGCTGCTGGTGTTCCAGGACTTCGCCGCCACCATGCGCAACCACACCCAGCTGCGCTACCTCATCAACCCGCTCAACAGCCTGTACGCGGTGGTCGACCTCGCCACCCGGCCGCTGCGCATGGACACGCGCACGCTCGCGCCGCTGGGGCGCGACGCCCAATTGGGCAGCAGCTACGCCGCGCAGGCCCAGCCCCCGCTGCTCGTGCTCGTGGTGGGCGAGACGGCGCGCGCGGCCAACTTCGCGCTCAATGGCTACGAGCGCCCCACCACGCCGCTGCTGTCCGCCCGCCAGGACCTGGCCAACGCGCCCGACGCCTGGTCCTGCGGCACCAGCACGGCGGCCTCGCTGCCCTGCATGTTCTCGCACCTGGGGCGCGCCGAATTCGGCAAGCGCAAGACCGATGCCGAAGGCCTGCTGGACGTGCTCCAGCACGCCGGCCTGGGCGTGGTCTGGATCGACAACCAGTCGGGCTGCAAGGGCGTATGCGACCGCGTGACCGAAATCGGCACCGCGCGCCTGGCCGACGCGCAACTGTGCCCCGGCGGCGACTGCCAGGACACCATCATGCTGCGCGACCTGGACGCGCACATCGCCGCCCTGCCGCCCGAGCGGCGCGCGCGCGGCGTGGTCGTGGTGCTGCACCAGATGGGCAGCCACGGCCCGGCCTACGCCAGGCGCTCGCTGCCCGCGCACAAGCGCTTCGCCCCGGAGTGCCAGACCAACGCGCTGCAGCAGTGCTCGCGCGAGCAGGTCGTCAACGCCTACGACAACAGCATCGTCGCCACCGACTTCTTCCTGAACGCCACCATCGAATGGCTGCAGGCGCGCGCCCACCAGGCGCAGACGGCGCTGCTGTACGTCTCGGACCACGGCGAATCGCTGGGCGAGAACAACCTGTACCTGCACGGCCTGCCCTACGCCATCGCGCCCGACGTGCAAAAGCATGTGCCGTGGATCGCCTGGCTGTCGCCCGCGCTGCAGGCGCGCAGCGGCGTGGCCACCGCCTGCCTGCAGCGCCAGTGGGCACGCCAGCGCCTCTCGCACGACAACTACTTCCACTCGGTGCTGGGCCTGCTGGACGTGCACACCAGCGCGTACCAGGGCAGCCTGGACGCCTTCGCGCCCTGCCGCTAA
- a CDS encoding CoA ester lyase, with protein MTAAMPHPREILLGAQAAACSLPVCDHYSGVEARMRKSLQLQAELMAEFGHCMFDVTLDCEDGAPVGQERAHAALVVQLAQQAAPGARVAARVHAVDHPAFASDMAVIAGEAGQHLCHIMVPKVESVDDVLRAEQALLRAGAAGLPLHVLIESPAAVQQAFAIAAHPRVQSISFGLMDFVSAHGGAIPASAMGVAGQFSHPLVVRAKLEIAAACHAHGKVPSHCVVTEFTDASAMHAAASRAASELGYTRMWSIHPAQIRPILAAFAPAQGEIEQAARIVAAAAAADWAPISSAGVLHDRASYRYYWQLLERAHQTGRTLPEAVQHWFYDGSPSSFSSESP; from the coding sequence ATGACCGCTGCCATGCCCCACCCCAGAGAGATCCTGCTCGGCGCCCAGGCCGCCGCCTGCTCCTTGCCGGTGTGCGACCACTACAGCGGCGTCGAGGCGCGCATGCGCAAGAGCCTGCAACTGCAGGCCGAGCTGATGGCCGAGTTCGGCCACTGCATGTTCGACGTCACGCTCGACTGCGAGGACGGCGCCCCCGTGGGCCAGGAACGCGCGCATGCCGCGCTCGTCGTGCAACTGGCGCAGCAGGCCGCCCCCGGGGCCCGCGTGGCGGCGCGCGTGCACGCCGTGGACCACCCGGCGTTCGCCAGCGACATGGCCGTCATCGCCGGCGAGGCGGGACAGCACCTGTGCCACATCATGGTGCCCAAGGTCGAGTCGGTGGACGATGTGCTGCGCGCCGAGCAGGCGCTGCTGCGTGCCGGCGCGGCCGGTCTGCCGCTGCATGTGCTGATCGAGTCGCCCGCTGCCGTGCAGCAGGCCTTCGCCATTGCCGCCCACCCGCGTGTGCAGAGCATCAGCTTCGGGCTCATGGACTTCGTCTCGGCCCACGGTGGCGCCATCCCCGCGTCGGCCATGGGCGTGGCCGGGCAGTTCAGCCACCCGCTGGTGGTGCGCGCCAAGCTGGAGATCGCCGCCGCCTGCCACGCCCACGGCAAGGTGCCGTCGCACTGCGTGGTGACCGAGTTCACCGACGCCTCGGCCATGCATGCCGCCGCCAGCCGCGCCGCCAGCGAGCTGGGCTACACGCGCATGTGGAGCATCCACCCTGCGCAGATCCGCCCCATCCTCGCCGCCTTCGCGCCCGCACAGGGCGAGATCGAGCAGGCTGCGCGCATCGTCGCCGCTGCGGCCGCGGCCGACTGGGCGCCCATCAGCAGCGCCGGAGTGCTGCACGACCGCGCCAGTTACCGCTATTACTGGCAATTGCTGGAGCGGGCCCATCAGACCGGCCGCACGCTGCCCGAGGCCGTGCAGCACTGGTTCTATGATGGATCCCCTTCTTCTTTCTCGTCGGAATCGCCATGA